A window of the Jeotgalibacillus aurantiacus genome harbors these coding sequences:
- a CDS encoding SRPBCC family protein, whose translation MGEWTKGIEIKAPIDFVWKYFDGSVKDMKKIMPQVVEHVEVKKTEEGTGSVYRQKYKEGKRVMEYDVETLNYEDGEDKKVLKVGFTLGSLFDITALYELIKIDDETTYFRYTTTNEPLKWYVRMFLLFASDRSVSKFTQRVKFVAEEEYGDSKAEAGV comes from the coding sequence ATGGGTGAATGGACAAAAGGAATTGAAATAAAAGCACCGATCGATTTTGTCTGGAAGTACTTTGATGGCTCAGTAAAAGATATGAAAAAAATCATGCCGCAGGTCGTCGAGCATGTTGAGGTTAAAAAGACGGAAGAGGGCACGGGGTCAGTATACAGACAGAAATATAAAGAGGGTAAGCGGGTCATGGAGTATGATGTTGAAACACTTAATTATGAAGATGGTGAAGATAAAAAGGTTTTAAAGGTCGGCTTCACACTCGGATCATTATTTGATATTACCGCTTTATACGAATTAATCAAAATTGATGATGAGACGACATACTTCCGCTATACGACAACCAATGAACCGTTGAAATGGTATGTGAGAATGTTCCTTTTATTTGCGTCGGACCGTTCCGTGAGCAAGTTCACACAGCGTGTTAAATTCGTGGCAGAAGAGGAATATGGGGATTCTAAAGCGGAGGCGGGCGTTTAG
- a CDS encoding LTA synthase family protein, which produces MKKNKIQSIDYIVFIFLLLLKMSLVGLMTSTFYGFHLFFVSLGSLLLLTVWTLWISPSKRRWVLFFLSIGFTVLILSNVWYYRYFSDFLSVALLIQIPQMGEVGGGLRDLIYPIDFLLFLDVMLIGIYLIIDRKRSFNTLPRRAKNQSVIITATAGVIFIAAPLLVSASDRDEWLVQDSLSNMRTYFKAGMMGHHVIDIGREINDQWIEKKQLTAAQERELQQFFDSNRDQPVDQTFQDKPNVIIIQLESFQTSVIDQEIDGQAITPFINEFKKEVLYFPNFYHQTHQGRTSDAEFLLNTSFYPLKAGSVYTRYPDHSYDSLPEKMDSLGYETAAFHAFKRDFWNRDDVYKNFGFDHFYSIADFPDGEVIGLTLNDKDFFLSSVDRMMKMEEPFYSFLVALTSHTPYDFPEDKKVLDLRSLEEEIIQNYYHNIHFVDQAFGALVERLKEENLWDNALVVAYGDHDSGLQEPGRDMAEMAEAESVTDYLNLGRKVPLFMKLPDMDSGEVISTTGGTIDIAPTILSLLGEEKGYMIGDNLLDDKPNLTVFRDGSYLYDGYYYQADLTTERENGKCYSLDTEEQTARTNCSPVLYEAASQLRMSDLIIKKNAVGQLKGETVE; this is translated from the coding sequence GTGAAGAAGAACAAGATTCAGTCGATTGACTATATCGTTTTTATTTTTCTGCTCCTGTTAAAAATGTCACTTGTTGGACTGATGACAAGCACTTTTTACGGGTTTCATCTGTTTTTTGTAAGCTTGGGCTCTCTCTTACTTTTGACTGTATGGACATTATGGATCAGCCCTTCGAAACGCAGATGGGTTTTATTTTTTCTCAGTATTGGCTTTACCGTGCTCATTCTTTCAAATGTTTGGTATTACCGCTATTTTAGTGATTTTTTATCGGTCGCTCTTTTAATACAGATTCCGCAGATGGGCGAGGTTGGCGGCGGTTTAAGAGATTTGATCTATCCGATTGATTTTCTATTGTTTCTCGATGTGATGCTGATCGGCATTTATCTGATAATTGACCGTAAGAGATCTTTTAACACTTTGCCGCGCAGAGCTAAGAATCAATCTGTGATTATCACGGCAACAGCGGGTGTAATTTTTATTGCTGCTCCTCTATTAGTGAGTGCAAGTGACAGGGATGAATGGCTCGTTCAGGATTCACTCTCCAATATGCGTACGTATTTCAAAGCTGGAATGATGGGACATCATGTAATTGATATTGGCCGGGAAATTAATGATCAGTGGATTGAGAAGAAACAATTAACGGCTGCTCAGGAAAGGGAACTTCAGCAGTTTTTTGACAGTAACCGTGATCAGCCGGTTGATCAGACGTTCCAGGACAAGCCGAATGTCATCATTATTCAACTGGAATCGTTTCAGACATCGGTGATTGACCAGGAGATTGACGGGCAGGCAATTACACCATTTATTAACGAATTCAAAAAAGAAGTTCTTTATTTTCCGAATTTTTATCACCAGACTCATCAGGGGCGCACTTCTGATGCTGAATTTTTACTGAATACGTCTTTTTATCCACTGAAAGCAGGCTCTGTTTATACGAGATATCCGGATCATTCCTATGACTCACTGCCTGAGAAGATGGACAGCCTGGGGTATGAGACGGCAGCCTTTCATGCATTTAAACGTGATTTCTGGAATCGTGATGATGTTTACAAAAACTTCGGTTTTGATCATTTTTACAGCATTGCTGATTTTCCGGATGGAGAGGTAATTGGTCTTACATTAAATGACAAAGATTTCTTTTTATCTTCTGTTGATCGGATGATGAAAATGGAAGAGCCTTTTTATTCGTTTCTGGTCGCGCTGACGAGTCATACACCTTATGATTTTCCTGAAGATAAAAAAGTATTGGATTTAAGAAGTCTGGAAGAAGAAATCATTCAAAATTATTATCACAATATACATTTTGTTGATCAGGCGTTTGGTGCTCTGGTGGAACGGTTAAAAGAGGAAAACCTGTGGGACAACGCGTTGGTTGTTGCATATGGTGATCATGACAGTGGTCTGCAGGAGCCTGGTAGGGATATGGCTGAAATGGCTGAAGCAGAGTCAGTTACAGACTATTTGAACCTCGGGAGAAAAGTGCCTCTTTTCATGAAGCTTCCGGATATGGATTCCGGAGAAGTGATCAGCACAACAGGCGGGACGATTGATATTGCACCGACGATTCTCTCATTGCTCGGTGAAGAAAAAGGGTACATGATTGGTGATAATCTGTTGGATGATAAACCGAATCTGACCGTTTTTCGCGATGGATCCTATTTATACGATGGGTACTACTATCAGGCTGATCTGACGACTGAAAGAGAGAATGGTAAGTGTTATAGCCTGGACACGGAGGAACAGACAGCTCGTACAAATTGTTCGCCGGTTTTATATGAAGCGGCTTCCCAGCTTCGGATGTCTGATTTGATTATTAAGAAAAATGCAGTTGGTCAGCTGAAGGGAGAAACAGTGGAATGA
- a CDS encoding DUF1206 domain-containing protein has translation MGQATLKANSTKEEVKPWIRRLGRFGYMAKGTVYMIVGILALMAALGVGGGETTDTTGALQQVATIPFGETLLWIVGIGLFFYIIWELIRAFFDPQQKGTDAKGLGIRAGYVISAVIYGGLATSAIQIAMNAGSSGGNSEQTLSATLLGQPFGQWMIGLIGAGVIGYGIYQLYAGYKEKFMRKFILKDMNQHEKKVAKNAGKLGLIARGIVLAMVGFFFIQTAYTANPDEAKGLDGALGEIASQPYGMVLLGLAAAGLILYGVYEIIRGRYARMNFGKDE, from the coding sequence ATGGGACAGGCAACGTTAAAAGCAAACAGTACAAAGGAAGAAGTAAAGCCATGGATTCGCCGTCTTGGCCGTTTTGGATATATGGCAAAAGGAACGGTTTATATGATCGTTGGTATCCTTGCGCTAATGGCCGCACTTGGAGTAGGTGGCGGTGAAACGACAGATACAACCGGTGCGCTGCAGCAGGTCGCGACGATTCCGTTCGGTGAAACGCTGTTGTGGATTGTGGGTATAGGTTTGTTTTTTTATATCATTTGGGAGCTGATTCGCGCATTTTTTGATCCTCAGCAAAAAGGTACGGACGCTAAAGGTTTGGGTATTCGCGCGGGTTATGTCATCAGTGCGGTTATTTATGGTGGTCTGGCAACATCAGCTATTCAGATTGCGATGAATGCAGGAAGCAGTGGTGGGAATTCTGAACAAACCCTGTCCGCTACGCTGCTTGGTCAACCATTCGGTCAGTGGATGATTGGTCTCATTGGTGCCGGCGTCATCGGGTATGGAATTTATCAGCTTTATGCAGGTTATAAAGAAAAATTCATGCGTAAATTTATTTTAAAGGACATGAATCAGCACGAGAAAAAAGTGGCGAAAAATGCCGGGAAGTTAGGACTGATTGCCAGAGGGATTGTGCTTGCCATGGTCGGCTTCTTCTTTATACAGACAGCCTATACTGCCAACCCGGATGAAGCGAAAGGGCTTGATGGTGCTCTGGGGGAAATAGCCTCCCAGCCATACGGGATGGTGTTGCTTGGTTTGGCAGCAGCAGGTCTGATTTTATATGGTGTGTATGAGATCATTCGTGGACGTTATGCCAGAATGAATTTTGGGAAAGATGAGTAG
- a CDS encoding Glu/Leu/Phe/Val family dehydrogenase: MQSQTRAIVQESLNALMEDTNFLPDLTNGPREKAFSSLAAVLSTPNKIHKSFLRIVLERGEIVRIPAFRVQHNNALGPYKGGIRFHESVNEEEVINLAFLMTLKNSLHDVPFGGGKGGVIVNPREFTPKELNLISKKYVQYFADVIGPDKDIPAPDMGSGEREMDWMMAEYKNIKPGEPYRGSFTGKSVINGGSLGRREATGKGVYFTFRYMIHEFIQHNQEWLKKTNNVFAKTALDLYEKPLSIAVQGFGNVGSVTALEAYQCQKLQNKVIAVSDRNCTLFHQDGLDIPSLVQFTAKNNGDLPYTDEMLKESGVTAEILHRDEVLSIDCDVLMLAALEDQIHQSNKEQIKAKVIVEGANAPVTADADAYLNEKGTIIIPDILANAGGVIVSYFEWLQGRETQFYNEDEIYRKLFTKMEGTMATILPKFFGDPHSLRQNCYIHSVMKLSLILYKQGKLY; encoded by the coding sequence ATGCAATCTCAAACACGCGCTATTGTACAGGAATCATTAAATGCACTCATGGAGGATACTAATTTTCTTCCTGACCTTACAAACGGGCCAAGAGAGAAAGCGTTTTCATCTCTTGCTGCTGTTTTATCTACTCCGAATAAAATACATAAATCCTTTCTGCGCATTGTATTAGAGCGTGGGGAGATCGTCAGAATTCCTGCTTTTCGTGTCCAGCACAATAATGCATTAGGACCCTATAAGGGTGGGATTCGTTTTCATGAATCAGTAAATGAGGAAGAGGTGATCAACCTCGCATTTTTAATGACACTGAAAAATTCCCTGCATGATGTGCCTTTTGGAGGGGGAAAAGGCGGGGTCATTGTAAATCCGAGAGAGTTTACACCAAAAGAATTAAACCTGATTTCCAAGAAATATGTTCAATATTTTGCTGATGTCATTGGCCCGGATAAGGACATTCCTGCTCCGGATATGGGAAGCGGCGAGCGGGAAATGGACTGGATGATGGCTGAATACAAAAATATAAAGCCTGGTGAACCTTACCGTGGAAGCTTCACGGGGAAAAGTGTGATTAATGGAGGGTCTTTGGGGCGCAGAGAAGCTACCGGAAAAGGCGTCTATTTTACCTTCCGTTATATGATACATGAGTTTATTCAGCACAATCAGGAGTGGCTGAAAAAAACAAATAACGTTTTTGCTAAAACAGCGCTGGATCTTTATGAAAAGCCTTTGAGTATTGCTGTTCAGGGGTTTGGAAATGTAGGTTCCGTCACGGCCCTTGAAGCGTATCAGTGTCAAAAACTCCAAAATAAAGTGATTGCCGTAAGCGACCGGAATTGTACGCTGTTTCATCAGGACGGGCTGGACATTCCGTCACTCGTGCAGTTTACAGCTAAAAACAACGGTGATCTTCCGTATACAGACGAGATGCTGAAGGAGAGCGGCGTGACAGCCGAAATTCTTCATCGGGATGAAGTTTTAAGCATAGATTGTGATGTGCTGATGCTGGCAGCTCTTGAGGATCAGATTCATCAGTCCAATAAAGAGCAGATTAAAGCAAAAGTGATCGTAGAGGGGGCGAATGCACCTGTTACAGCAGATGCAGATGCTTATTTAAATGAAAAGGGCACGATCATTATTCCGGATATTCTTGCCAATGCCGGAGGGGTTATTGTGTCTTACTTTGAGTGGCTGCAGGGACGTGAAACACAGTTTTACAATGAAGATGAGATTTATCGTAAGCTATTTACAAAGATGGAAGGAACCATGGCGACGATTCTGCCAAAGTTTTTTGGGGATCCGCATTCTCTTCGTCAAAACTGTTATATCCATTCAGTTATGAAGCTTTCCCTGATTTTATATAAACAGGGTAAATTATATTAA
- a CDS encoding S8 family peptidase — translation MKKSKSVALSLLLAASLALPAGASAAPADNGNGGETFRVYVEAVGNNAAAKSSANSLKDQYEVRWELSENGFSTEMNEKQFQALQKNKNFKVSKVQQVEIETDVRASEFETMAGEYPTQQTPWGIKAIYNNPNQTTTSGGAGVNIAVLDTGVYTAHYDLVNTVEQCKDFTTASGLVNGSCNDVNGHGTHVAGSALADGGSDQAGIYGVAPQADLWAYKVLGDSGSGYSDDIAAAIRHAADQATATGTKTVINMSLGSAGQDSLITNAVNYAYSKGVLVVAAAGNSGYREGTIGYPGALTNAVAVAALENVQQNGTYRVANFSSRGYSATDGDYVIQQGDVEISAPGASIYSTWPGGGYNTISGTSMATPHVAGLAAKVWASNPGWSHTQLRANLQNRARANDILGGYGAAYGDDYASGFGFAKVN, via the coding sequence ATGAAAAAGTCTAAGAGTGTTGCATTAAGTTTATTGCTTGCTGCCAGCTTGGCTTTACCTGCAGGCGCGAGTGCTGCTCCGGCAGACAACGGAAATGGGGGAGAAACGTTCCGTGTGTATGTTGAAGCAGTAGGAAATAATGCTGCTGCCAAAAGTTCTGCAAATTCATTGAAAGATCAGTATGAGGTTCGCTGGGAACTTTCAGAGAACGGCTTCTCTACTGAAATGAACGAAAAGCAGTTCCAGGCACTGCAAAAGAATAAAAACTTCAAAGTGTCAAAAGTTCAGCAGGTTGAAATTGAGACAGATGTCCGTGCTTCTGAATTTGAAACAATGGCTGGAGAATATCCTACTCAGCAGACACCTTGGGGAATTAAAGCAATCTATAACAATCCAAATCAAACAACAACTTCTGGTGGAGCAGGTGTTAACATCGCAGTATTAGATACTGGTGTTTACACAGCTCACTATGACCTGGTGAATACTGTTGAGCAGTGTAAAGACTTTACAACTGCATCAGGTCTTGTAAATGGAAGCTGTAACGATGTAAATGGTCACGGTACTCACGTAGCAGGTTCAGCACTAGCTGACGGCGGAAGCGACCAGGCCGGTATTTACGGTGTTGCACCACAGGCTGATCTGTGGGCATACAAAGTACTCGGTGACAGCGGTTCCGGTTATTCTGATGATATTGCTGCAGCCATTCGTCATGCAGCGGATCAGGCAACAGCTACAGGGACTAAAACTGTCATTAACATGTCACTTGGTTCAGCCGGACAGGATTCTCTAATTACCAACGCTGTTAACTATGCATACAGCAAAGGTGTTCTTGTTGTAGCTGCTGCTGGTAACTCAGGATACCGTGAAGGAACAATCGGATACCCTGGTGCACTGACAAATGCAGTAGCTGTTGCGGCTCTTGAAAATGTTCAGCAAAACGGTACATACCGTGTAGCGAACTTCTCTTCCCGTGGATACTCTGCTACTGATGGTGACTACGTGATCCAGCAGGGCGACGTTGAAATCTCAGCACCGGGTGCATCGATCTACTCTACATGGCCAGGTGGCGGTTACAACACAATCAGCGGTACATCAATGGCAACACCTCACGTAGCTGGACTTGCTGCGAAGGTTTGGGCATCTAACCCAGGCTGGTCACACACTCAGCTTCGTGCTAATCTTCAAAATCGTGCACGCGCAAATGATATCCTTGGCGGATATGGTGCTGCATATGGTGATGACTATGCATCAGGATTTGGTTTCGCAAAAGTTAACTAA
- a CDS encoding S66 family peptidase, whose translation MIHYPTLKSPAAIGITAPSSGVQEELHHLIDQSIERMEERGFSVVCGETVWTQDKSASAPAAQRAKELNQMLKDPSIDLIIPPWGGQLLIEILEYTDMKKIDKKWILGYSDTSVLLLALTLKTGMATAHGVNLIDLRGEKTDDVTAKWRDVLSTEEGGTVEQYSSEKYQREWDHENPTDVVYHLNEPTEWKSIACRGESFSGRLLGGCIDVIQHLVGTPYGDVEGFRKNFIGDDPIVWYFENCELNTASVRRAMVQMKLAGWFDNCSGILFGRSSANDRVENYEIEDVYKALSEELSIPVVYDIDCGHVPPQVTFINGAWADVEVENGKGKVRQTFK comes from the coding sequence TTGATACATTATCCAACACTAAAGTCACCAGCGGCTATTGGCATTACTGCACCATCATCAGGTGTTCAGGAAGAACTGCACCATCTGATTGATCAATCGATTGAGAGAATGGAAGAAAGAGGTTTCAGCGTGGTATGCGGTGAGACGGTCTGGACACAGGACAAATCTGCTTCCGCTCCGGCTGCTCAAAGAGCGAAAGAGCTGAATCAAATGCTAAAGGACCCTTCCATCGACCTGATTATCCCGCCGTGGGGTGGACAGTTACTGATTGAAATACTTGAATATACGGATATGAAAAAAATAGATAAGAAGTGGATCCTCGGCTATTCAGACACAAGCGTGCTGTTACTGGCCCTAACACTGAAAACGGGAATGGCAACGGCGCACGGTGTCAATCTTATCGATCTTCGGGGTGAAAAAACAGATGATGTAACAGCTAAATGGAGAGACGTCTTATCCACTGAAGAGGGTGGTACGGTTGAACAATACTCTTCTGAGAAATATCAGAGAGAATGGGATCATGAAAATCCAACTGATGTGGTTTATCACCTGAATGAACCGACAGAGTGGAAATCAATTGCCTGCCGGGGTGAATCCTTTTCAGGTCGATTGCTTGGCGGATGTATTGATGTAATTCAACACCTGGTAGGCACGCCATATGGCGATGTGGAAGGATTCAGGAAAAACTTTATTGGTGATGATCCAATCGTATGGTACTTTGAAAACTGTGAATTGAATACGGCCAGTGTCAGAAGAGCAATGGTGCAGATGAAGCTTGCAGGATGGTTTGACAATTGCTCCGGTATTCTTTTCGGAAGAAGCAGTGCAAATGATCGGGTTGAAAATTATGAAATTGAAGATGTTTATAAAGCATTAAGCGAAGAGCTGTCCATTCCAGTTGTGTATGATATCGATTGTGGTCATGTTCCGCCTCAGGTTACGTTCATTAATGGTGCATGGGCTGATGTAGAAGTGGAAAACGGGAAAGGTAAAGTGCGTCAGACTTTTAAATAG
- a CDS encoding DUF1648 domain-containing protein, with product MLHQNRPVVSIKQSLGEKLFSAVSIACLLLAVGYLILSWKELPEQVPLHFNASGEADRYGSKATVVILPVLGLLIWGGLTALERVPHTYNYLVKITEENADKQYRIGVWMINVTKNLSVLLFAYLIYETVMMGKQESEQLTAGILPAFLILIFGTLAWAIFRMVKNK from the coding sequence TTGTTACATCAAAACAGACCCGTTGTCTCTATTAAACAATCATTAGGGGAAAAGCTGTTCAGTGCTGTATCGATTGCCTGTTTATTACTGGCTGTAGGATACTTGATATTGTCCTGGAAGGAGCTTCCTGAACAGGTTCCCCTTCATTTCAATGCATCTGGTGAGGCTGACCGATACGGTTCGAAAGCCACGGTGGTTATTCTTCCGGTTTTGGGGTTATTGATATGGGGAGGACTGACAGCGTTAGAGAGGGTTCCACATACATACAATTATCTGGTGAAAATCACTGAAGAAAATGCAGACAAGCAGTATCGGATCGGCGTATGGATGATCAACGTCACCAAAAATCTTTCCGTGCTATTATTTGCTTATTTGATTTATGAAACAGTCATGATGGGTAAACAGGAATCAGAGCAGTTGACAGCCGGCATTTTACCGGCTTTTCTGATTCTGATTTTCGGCACACTTGCCTGGGCCATTTTTCGAATGGTGAAAAATAAGTAA
- a CDS encoding peptidylprolyl isomerase: MAKTGYIDLTNGQKISFELYPEEAPGTVANFEKLANEGFYDGLNFHRVIPGFVSQGGCPNKNGTGGPGYTIKCETEGNPHRHVPGSLSMAHAGKDTGGSQFFIVHESQPHLDGVHTVFGKVTEGLEHAQTMEQGAGINEIRVNG; the protein is encoded by the coding sequence ATGGCAAAGACTGGTTACATTGATTTAACGAATGGACAGAAAATTTCATTTGAACTATATCCGGAAGAAGCACCTGGTACAGTTGCGAACTTCGAAAAATTAGCAAACGAGGGCTTTTACGATGGACTTAATTTCCACCGTGTGATTCCGGGCTTCGTAAGCCAGGGAGGATGCCCGAATAAAAATGGTACAGGCGGCCCTGGATACACAATCAAGTGTGAAACAGAAGGCAACCCGCACCGTCACGTGCCAGGTTCACTGTCAATGGCGCATGCCGGTAAGGACACAGGCGGCAGCCAGTTCTTCATCGTTCACGAATCACAGCCGCACCTTGACGGCGTTCACACTGTATTCGGTAAAGTAACAGAAGGACTTGAGCATGCTCAAACAATGGAGCAAGGCGCAGGCATCAACGAAATCCGAGTTAACGGGTAA
- a CDS encoding proline dehydrogenase family protein, whose product MVEQTLRMFFTTLAYNKPLIKTARKAGMDLGGSYFVGGEYTDEMISQVKELNEKGIGVTIDCLGEFVKTEEDTAYYVDNAIAAIHAIRDHHLHGQISLKLYSVGLELDRELTVQNMKNILNEASGCDVFVTINMEEYKNCEAIVSIFEELRSHYENIGLALQANLFRTEQDLKRLHSLSPAIRFVKGAYKESEDVDMNDKSHVDENYKKLVKQHLLNGFYTQAATHDNDMIDFVKQVVKEYRIPPDQYEFQMLQGIRDKKQEELAAEGHKMVVYVPFGKDWYTYFMKRLAERPANIGFTVMSMFRR is encoded by the coding sequence ATGGTTGAACAGACACTTCGTATGTTTTTTACAACACTTGCTTACAATAAACCACTTATAAAAACGGCAAGAAAAGCGGGTATGGACCTAGGTGGATCTTATTTCGTAGGAGGAGAATATACAGATGAAATGATTAGTCAGGTAAAAGAGTTGAACGAAAAAGGAATTGGAGTGACCATTGACTGTCTTGGTGAATTTGTTAAAACAGAAGAAGACACTGCCTATTATGTGGACAATGCGATCGCTGCCATTCACGCGATTCGTGATCATCATCTGCATGGACAGATTTCACTGAAGCTCTATTCGGTTGGACTTGAATTAGATCGGGAGCTCACCGTGCAAAATATGAAGAATATTTTGAATGAAGCTTCGGGCTGTGATGTATTTGTCACGATCAATATGGAAGAATATAAAAACTGTGAGGCGATTGTTTCGATATTTGAAGAGCTGAGATCTCATTATGAGAATATCGGTCTTGCGCTTCAGGCGAATTTATTCCGGACAGAGCAGGATTTAAAAAGACTTCATTCCTTGTCCCCAGCGATCCGCTTTGTTAAAGGGGCTTATAAGGAATCAGAAGATGTTGATATGAATGATAAAAGTCATGTTGATGAAAATTATAAAAAGCTCGTCAAACAGCATCTGCTGAACGGATTTTACACGCAGGCTGCAACACATGACAATGACATGATTGATTTTGTCAAACAGGTTGTAAAGGAATACCGTATTCCTCCTGATCAGTACGAGTTTCAAATGCTTCAGGGTATAAGAGACAAAAAGCAGGAAGAACTGGCGGCAGAGGGTCATAAAATGGTCGTATATGTACCTTTCGGCAAGGACTGGTATACGTATTTCATGAAAAGACTGGCAGAGCGCCCGGCCAATATCGGCTTCACCGTCATGTCTATGTTCAGACGATAG
- a CDS encoding superoxide dismutase family protein, which produces MTKYTAGLILSGIFVFIGGCQMNMEQAMPVLSEKSVESKLLNADGQSVGTAILKETSEGVSIHLQAKNLEPGEKAVHIHEKGSCVPPDFESAGGHFNPEKKQHGFNNPKGFHAGDLPNLEVDADGTINLSLKVKAVTLEKGSPHSLLDEDGSAIVIHERADDYETDPAGNAGKRIVCGEIKG; this is translated from the coding sequence ATGACAAAATATACAGCGGGTCTTATTTTAAGTGGGATTTTCGTCTTTATCGGCGGCTGTCAAATGAATATGGAGCAGGCAATGCCGGTATTAAGTGAAAAATCTGTTGAGTCAAAATTGTTAAATGCAGATGGTCAATCAGTAGGTACAGCAATATTAAAGGAAACATCAGAAGGAGTTTCGATTCATTTACAGGCTAAAAATCTTGAGCCGGGTGAAAAAGCGGTTCATATCCATGAAAAGGGAAGCTGTGTTCCGCCTGACTTTGAATCAGCGGGCGGACATTTTAATCCGGAGAAAAAGCAGCATGGTTTTAATAATCCAAAAGGTTTTCATGCAGGTGATCTGCCGAATCTTGAAGTAGATGCAGATGGAACCATTAACCTCAGTTTGAAGGTTAAAGCTGTCACGCTTGAAAAAGGAAGTCCACATTCACTTCTTGATGAGGATGGGAGTGCGATCGTGATTCATGAACGGGCAGATGATTACGAAACGGATCCGGCCGGAAATGCAGGAAAAAGGATCGTCTGTGGTGAGATTAAGGGGTAG
- a CDS encoding LacI family DNA-binding transcriptional regulator yields MKVTINDIASRAGVAKSTVSRYLNGGRISAATSEKIKLVIEEHDYEPNSFARSLKSKKTGFVGVVAPALDSFVTSKTLIRIDDELREQGYTTLIINTSHSIERELESLQNLQRQKVDGMILFATELTPQHFELMERLTVPLLIIGQETDRTHCIVFDDYKAGYEMGRYVASAGHKEISFLGVQEEDVAVGVRRKEGVIAGCKENGAETVSFFRGSFDFQSAMKAAKEQFSNTSSTALICATDTIALGAMRVARELGYRVPEDISISGFGGYTVSAMIHPSLTTIEFDHQETGVLAASTMEKLIIGEEVEKLQRPSFSIREGESVKGKK; encoded by the coding sequence ATGAAAGTTACGATTAATGATATTGCAAGTCGTGCCGGGGTGGCAAAAAGTACGGTTTCCCGGTATTTAAATGGGGGAAGAATAAGCGCGGCGACGAGTGAAAAGATTAAGCTTGTGATTGAGGAGCACGATTATGAGCCGAACTCGTTTGCCAGAAGTCTTAAGTCAAAGAAAACGGGATTTGTCGGCGTGGTTGCACCTGCGTTGGATTCGTTTGTGACGTCAAAAACGTTAATCCGGATTGATGATGAACTGAGGGAGCAGGGATATACGACGCTTATTATTAATACGAGTCATTCTATTGAACGTGAGCTTGAAAGTCTGCAGAATCTGCAGCGGCAAAAGGTGGATGGGATGATTTTGTTTGCGACGGAGCTGACGCCTCAGCATTTTGAGCTGATGGAACGGTTGACAGTTCCATTGCTGATTATTGGGCAGGAAACGGATCGTACACATTGCATCGTGTTTGATGACTACAAAGCGGGTTATGAGATGGGACGTTACGTTGCTTCTGCCGGGCATAAGGAGATCTCATTTTTGGGCGTCCAGGAAGAGGATGTTGCAGTTGGCGTCAGAAGAAAAGAGGGCGTCATAGCCGGTTGTAAAGAAAATGGGGCGGAAACTGTGTCGTTTTTCAGAGGGAGCTTTGATTTTCAAAGTGCGATGAAGGCTGCGAAAGAGCAATTTTCTAACACATCTTCTACCGCGCTGATTTGTGCAACGGATACGATTGCGCTTGGCGCGATGAGAGTGGCAAGAGAGCTTGGGTACCGGGTTCCGGAAGATATTTCGATCAGCGGGTTTGGGGGATATACCGTGTCGGCGATGATTCATCCGTCTCTTACGACCATAGAATTTGACCATCAGGAAACAGGGGTGCTTGCTGCTTCTACAATGGAGAAATTGATTATTGGAGAAGAGGTTGAAAAGCTTCAGAGACCAAGCTTTTCCATTCGTGAAGGAGAAAGTGTAAAAGGAAAAAAATAG